tgtggggTAAATTTGGGGATTGTAGGTTTAGGGTCATCCTATGACTGAGTGAAGCAATAAACTTTTagaataaaaggaatttttctggAAGGACTCCTATCTAGAGCCTAGAGCAGTCACCTGCATGCTTCTCCCTGAAGTCCCTGGTTTAAGCTGAAAAAGGAATTAATGGCTTGTACCTGCATGATCTCCTCCTCAGCTCAGCAGTGCAGTAATGCACTCCCTGCTTGCGAGTCCCAGAGGcagaacatgagaaaaagagaaagagtgtgtgtgcgcgtgtgtgcaTTTGTGTGCGCAAGAATTCCAAGTCAttaggaaaacacatttcaacTACCTAACTAGGGATCTGGTAATCCCAAATTTGAAGTAACCTCCCAGTatgtaaagaaatatataatCCTTCTAGCACCAATTTCAGCATGCTTCCTGTCATTGTATCACTTCTCTTATTATTCCAAGATATcaataattttttcttgttccttatTCACTCTTGACCAAGCCTCTTTCATTCTCTTTCACAATTTATCCCATACCCCAGATCTAGGACAGACTTAACTGGCAGTTTGTCAGCTCAGAACTACAGAATACAGTAACAGCATAGAGCTTTAGACCGTTTTGAGAGAGCGTACAGTGTTAGCTCAGAGCAGCTTGGTGAGCCAGAAGAACCTAAAGATAACCATCATCAGCTTCAGAAATTACTTCAGTACTTTCATCTTTTCATAAATGTTCAAAATAAGTTTCTCCAAACTTAGCACTGAGCATGGCTTATACAAAAATAATGACAGAATTCCCAGaacctctcctttttcttctctcctccctctccctttttacAGGGTCTGTTCAAACTGTTAGATGAGGACCTGGAGCATCCCCTGGTCTCAGAAGAGAGGGACCATGAGCAAGATGACACGATCCCAACAGGTGCCTTTGATCAGCAAGACACTGAATTCCAGTGGACCCGAAACACCAGGGACCAGCCTGAGAGCATGTCCATGGATGATAGTGCTGTCCAGAGATTCTTCAGCGACCTCCTAGGTTTACCCCGTAGATACCGAGGCAGAAGCAAAAAGGGCCTCTCCAGGGGCTGTTTCGGCGTCAGGCTGGACAGAATTGGGTCACTGAGTGGACTGGGATGCTAACTGCTTACCATGGTAAGAGAAAGCCAGAGGCAGATGGTCTGTGTGTTCGTGTATAACTGGCATAAGTATGCAGAAGGGCAGATTTAATTCAGCCCTAAGGAAAGAGTGCCTTAAAGTAACTTTTACCCTCCTATCATAAACacagtttattaatttttaccCTCCTCAGAATTCACTGTCATCAGATGCATACTTAAAATCTGTGAATGCCACATCTCTGCTTTACCTGCTTTCACTCCTTTCTCCAAGCCAGCTGTATGCATTTCATCTTGTCACAGAAGCCAGATCAGAGAGGTTTTCACCAGCTCCCCAGGGATGCTTGTGTCAATCCAAAGAAACTCTGAGCAGAACAGTGGAGCTGAACCCGGCCCTAGAACAGTAAGAAATCAGTTAATTTCCATGTGTGAAATCCTgtccacttcttttttttttacttattcttctgctttcttgacAGGACTGACTTTGAGGTTTCAAGGACCTGTTGCCTTTCAGCGAGATATTCAGCCCTTATTCACATTGGCTTCACCAACACATCTACTACATTATGTACTGAGCAAATTGcatcccacctctcccctgAATTACTTGACCAATAGAATACACCATTGCTGCACTGCCTATTTGTATCAGAGTAATAATTCATGAACATCAATCTgaaatttaattacaaaaaacaTTTGTACTGTTTGTGTactaaatgtataaataaacaAGTTTCATCATGTCACAGATAATAAACTGTTTTCCATAATTTGGTGAATTTGTTTCAAGTCTTTGCTGTGATTCTTTCATGTATCATTCCTGAAACTGAAACAGTGCCCCAGTTTGCAGTTGGACACAGTCCACTAGAATTCAGAAGCGTTTCAGAGGGCTGCTCTCTGGTAAAAAGGACTtttagtcaaaaaaaaaaaaaaaaaaaaagacacacacacacaatcaaACAAGTCCTTTTTACCAAAAGAACCTTTCTGAAGTTATTACTATCTAAACATAACAGGGACAAGAGTGACATAGCCATCTTCACAAAAGTCATCAGAAACCAGGGCACAAAGCCCCAAGTCTTTGACCACCACAATTTGAACTAAAAGGGTAGCTGTCTTAGCTGGCATCTGTAGAAAGCTGTTACTCTGCATTTGGATCTGACACTGACAATGGAAAACAATTGTTTCTTACTAGTTGATCATCTTGTTCCAAGAAAAAATGCTAcacttttctgaagaaagttCAAGGGCACCTACTCTTCCATAGGCAGACGCAGATAGTGCAAAGCatttttccaacaaaaatgTAAGGTCAAGattatacaaaaaaaatgtatctgacCAGTTCTATTTTTTAACCAAACCAAGTATTCACTAACTATGAATAAATCAGAGAACAGCTACTTGGCAAACACCCTGAGGAATTCTGTATGAAGGCTGGTTTGCCAAGATCATGCCTGTGCTGATGAGAGCTGAACTCTGCAAGCAGCTCCATGGAAATCAGTAAGGCTGCTCACACAAATGTCTACACTGATGGTCACAAATGAAGGCACAGCTGTCCGCTTCCAGCCCTCTGCCTGGGGTGGACAGATGGGCTACGCAGTTGTACTCCTCCCATTTTCTTGCCCATAACACAGATGctcctggaagaaaatattccagTAATAAACCTATTCCTCACAGGACCCCTGGAGATAAACTGCAACATGGAGCACGAACATCTATGCAAAGCAAGTTCATCAGCAACACTCTAGCTGCATGTGCTCTGAATCTCTGGCAGTTCAGCTCTCATTAAGAAAGCCAGTTTGCACAGAGCAGCTAAAGTCCAGTTTCTGGGCCTGCCTCAATCACTTAAACTCTACTGTTTGGTTCTGCTCCTTCTAACAACAATTCCCATAGAATGAAGGTGATCCAGGACCCATTGGAGAGTTATTCAGAGCCAAACTAGAGAAAGCTTTGTTCTTCTCTCATGCTATTTTCAACATATAGCTTCCACCCTGAAGCCACAGACTTGCTCTAGGAAGGACATCGGTACAACAGGCTACCAACAGCTTCTCTCCCTATTTTCTTGCATTCTTTTACCCTTTCAATATATCTTGCACATTTAGAAATTACCATTAATTCTATGACTATTCCATCTTCCAGAATCTTTCTCTCCTCAGACCAGTAGTTACGAGGCTACCAACACAAACCCTGAGCAGAAAATTCAACAACATATCCTGAAGGCTTCTCTAGTTAAGAGTCTTTATCAGGTCCTTGctactttttctgtttaagttAACTTTGataacaaagcagcagcaacagtgaAAATGCCCTAAACAGATAACCCCTAGCAAGGAACGATCTCATCACTCACATAGACATCCCTGAGTACAAGCTCTCAAACAACAGACTAGTCCATGTAATGAATTTTTTATACTCTGTGCTGCCTTTCCTAAGCAAAGCaacaagaaaatgaagtatttcacTAGTCAGATGAATAATTAAAGCATGGAATGGAGGATGAAAGACTAAATCCATTTTCAGCATAATTCACATATCCATAGACAGGCTATGCATGTCTTAAAACTAATGCTGTGGTCTGATCAGTGTGAACAGCTTTATTAGATAGAGCCCCACAGACTGCACAATAATTCATAGGCAAATTCTCCTGGAGGTCTGGAGTTTTGTTGGGCCATACAGATAATGCTCTCCCTTGCTGTAACTTCCATCATACAAAGATGCCTGCCTTGCACAAATGTGAGCAAAGAGATTTCTGACTCATTACCCTAACTTAATATACCTTTATacagtcagaaagaaattttcacttcttttccccaacaCACAACAACTTACTTGCACTAAGAAGAAGCAGACATGCTTACTTGTGGGAACCTCATGGGAAGCATCCAGCTTTCTTAAATAGAGTCCCTCTTCAGGTATGCTAGCCCCGGGGCTGGCCCAGGTGCAACCTATATGGTGGAAAGGTTAATCCACACAGCCCATGGACATTATGGTGTCAAACACCAAAGAACTAGTATCTTGTGACAGTTGGTGCTAATGGGAAGGTTACAGCTTCCTTCCTAATGATCCTGGCTCTGATAGCTTGCTCGCAGCTCTCAGTAACCCTAGGAGCAGGCACATTCTCATAGGCATAAAAGTTTCCTAATGTTGAAATTTCAACACTGAATACACTGAAAATCCAGTGAAGGCTAAGTGCTACTGAAGTTTGTTTGCTGAACATCCTCAGCCTGTTTCCAAACTCAGCTACACTAACATAAACTGTGGgcctttgaaattatttgcagaTCAAATAACAGAGGTCAGAGAGGGTTGAAGTCTGAGCTGTGAGCACTTCTGAACAGAATCCTACAGAAGATGAATAAGAAATGGATAAGAGCTCCAATTCCACAGAGGCTGAGCTGGTAATGTGCCATCCCATCACCTGGCATTTTGTgtgagcattttaaaaagccacttttcagaaagcaagaaCAATTTATTTCACATAAAAGGCTCCATAATTAGATCCCTAGGACTGAAGCCAGGTGTGTTTGTACTTTAGGTAATTTGCTGTGTTCTATTAGCATTTAAATAATCAAAGCTAACCTTTGAAGTTAGCATGCCAGTCAGATGGGGGAAGCTCATCTCTGGCTGTGTCATTTCCATCTCCACTAAGCAGCAGTGCATGAATTTACAGACTAGGATTACAGAAGCTGCTAAGGAGAAAAACCTgcaataaaattattcttacacagaaaaaacataCAGATATCTTCCTCAAATGTGTCTGCTTTTGGAGTACCTGTTTATAAGTGATGTTAGGCAGCAATCAAGATTTGGTCTCATCCAAGACTCAAGTCTGCCTAGTTTATTATCAGAGGGCTAAGCTGTATTTATTTCCCTTGGTCATCACATAGATCTAAACATTCTCAATGCTTCATCCCTTCCCACTCCTGTCTTTACTACCCACAAAATCGAGGAAGATGCACACCTTCACCTTAGCTATCTGCCTTTATTCTGTATCAACGTAACACTCCCACCTGATGCCACCTTCCTTCATTCATGTACTGTACTTTCAAAACACGCATTCATTTCTCTCCCAGATTCTTTGTTGCTGTGatgctttaaacaaaaccacttGCCAACTGTTAAGACTGCTGGATGCAGAGATCATTGTCCCATGCCAGCTGATATTGCTAGTTTGCTTCCAATCTAAGATAAATTATGTCAGCTGTAGGTAGATTTGTGGAACAGAAGGACAAGAAAATGGGGGGAGGTGATATAAAAACATAATGTATGCTGTTGTTTGTTCATACAGTACCTAGTAGTAGTAACTCCACAAGGGCTTGGTTCAAAACCCTCTGCGCTCAAAGGCTTTCTTTGGCCTTGCTGAGCTTTAGGacagtttctgaaataaagGCCCAAGCAGAAATCACTGCATATCAAGTGAAATCAGAGAGATTTATGAGTGTACTGGCTAAGCAAACAAGGAGGGCAGAAGGCAGAGACTTAGTGTAATTGCTTTAATATTACCCAGTCGGTGATTGAAAGGACCCTGTCTGCTGCTCTGCCCACAGGATATCATGGGTTCTGCCTTTCATTCTGTAAGGATCTAACAGGGTCATCTTGATTTGCACCCCGGGACCAGTGGAAATTGTACTCATTTATAGTTAAAATTTGCCACTCACACAGGAAAGACACCGAAAGTTTTACTGAAAGTTAATAAGAAACTGCTGTAAAGCTCTGAGgcaaaataagagaaagatTCATACAAACAGGCTGCCTGTTACAGTTGCCAATTTGGGAATTCAGACACTTTTATCTAGGGAGCCTAAATCCAAAGATCTACAAAATCTCTTTCCTTGGGCAAGGCCCCTGGGCTTTCCGGTAACAAGATTTGTTCCACAGGAATTTCTCACTCCAACCCAAGCTGTGGGGGACAGAACACACCATCATTCATGGGAAAGATGGTAGATATGAGCACAGGGTGGTGATTCACTGCTGTAGCCAAGGTATGTCTGAGGAGCAAGTAACGTTTATAGCAAAGTGGTCAGCTATACCATTGCTCAAGGCCACTAAAAGGTTAGTGCCACTCAGCTATAGAGGGAAGggtttgctgacaacaccagAGGAAGGCATAAACCATCATCACATGAACTTGCAAGGAAGGGAAATCTCCTAAACCCAACTCTCAGGATGTGGTCTATTCACATAGCACAAAACATACatatgcagagaagaaaaagctgttgggagctgctgcagacagAGGAAAATTTCCAATTCCCTGCACATCTCTCCCCCATGGCGGTGAAATGATCCATCACTCATCCCCTTGGAGGACATATCAACCCCCTGCTTGGGCCAGCTCACAGCTCCTGTGTGCCTGCAGATGTGAGGCAGAGCAAACAGGCAGAAAGTGCCAAGTCCTTTCTCTGCATCAACTCCTACCAACAGTGATGGAGAGTGCAGGGGGAGGAAATCACTGGGAAAATGAGTGCTGCCAGGAGGGGAGGAGATGACTCGGGGCAGTTCTCTCCTTCTGGAGGATTTGCTGCACTCAGGGGACCCCCCTCTCCTGGAGGGTCACCTGTGGGGCCAGTTGTAACCAGTTCCCTTATCGAAGCCGAGGGGCAGAGTGCGGCACTCCGGCTCCTGCGGGGAtctggcaggaggcagctgagcTCCCTCTGGGCAGAGAGTGGGGATATAAGGAGAGGAACCCATGGGCAAAGCAGCGACACGGTGCCgaggataggataggataggataggataggataggataggataggataggataggataggatgcAGCTCCCGGCTCTGTGTTGCGGGgcctcgctgctgctgctcatcctGCCATGGGCGGGAGCACAGCCGGCCGGTGGTGAGCACGATGCGGAGCTGCAGTCCCTGCAGGtaccggggccggggcgggccggggcttCCAGGACGGCCACCCGCACCCATCCCGCCGGGGCCAGGCGGGCAGGACCGGGGCTCCCTTGTCCCCCCGCCGCGGCCGTCGgtcctcccctctccttccctctccaggACCTCCTGGAAGCGCTGGGGCAGCTccgggaggaggaaggggaaccGGGCCTGGAAGACGAGCCGGTGGCCGGAGCTGAGGACAGCGGCTCTGAGCGGGACCTCCCGGGGGCGGAGAGCGGCCCGCCGGCTGCCCTGCTGCcggcccccagccctccccagccgGCGGAGGGGCAGAGCCAGTGGAGGAGCCTCCTCTCCTCCTACAGACGGAGGCACTTCTCCGGCTGCTTTGGGACGAGGATGGAGAGGATCGGCGCGCAGACGGGGCTGGGATGCAACCAGTACAAAGCCCGTAGGTCCCGGGTTAGAGCCCGCGGCTCCCCGCGGCGCAGGAAAGCGGAGGAGGCCGGAGCTCGCCCCTACCCGCCAAAGCGGAGGCGGCCGGGGCAGCCGCTGAGAGCGGCCGCTGTCCCCGGCTGAAAGCCTCGGAGCGgctcccccagcagctctctgccctTCTCTCCCAGGTttctggaggagagggagaagctgAAGCCGGACCGGCTCCCAAGCGCTTCCTGAGCCTCCAGGCTGGTGTCCAGCAGCCGGACAGCCAGGCTCCCCCCGGAGCCTCCGCGGGGGTGGGGTATGCAGAATAAACTTTTGTACAAACTTTGTATTGCCTTTTgtgagtggggtttttttcggTCACGGCATAGCACAGAGTCAGAGGATATAGAAATCCTCTCCTGAGCGCTCGTCTTCCTCTGCCTTAAGGGCTCGGTCCCAACCCTGGCCAGAGCATCCCACCAGATCTGGACAAGCCATTGCCGGAGGGTTGCAGCAGCAAGAAGGTTGGCGGTTGCATCTTTCCAGGACAATGATAAGTCCAGTGATGCTCCACGCTGCACTGGAGGGGCACTGCCAGGCACCAATGCCAGCTCTGAGACCGTGGCAGTGAGCTGGGATGCCCTTCTCAACGGCTTCACCACTGCTAGCTGTGAATCCTCCCGGGAGGTGGGCACTGGGCTTGGGGTTAATACGAGGTAGTGTCCTACACACGCCCCTGTCCCATGGGCTAAGCGGCCGGTATCAGCGCCACGTTTGGCACGGCAGACCGGCGTGGGGTGCCACTAAGGACAGAAAGGCTACATcgctttaaaaatacatttggcaATGGCTGCCGCTGCGGGCGGAGGGCCCGAGGCGTTCAGGACCCGGGACAGACGCCAGTCGCCCCGCACGCCGagcgccggccccgccgggctGCCCCCGGCTCTCCCCGCCGGCCCGGGGCTCGGCCCCGCGGCTCCCGCGCCGAGGAGGGGCTGCCTCCCCCCTACCCGGGCCCGGAGCGCAGCCAAGCCCGGCTCAGCTTGCATGAGCGCTTTTCCCCAAGCTCATGCCGCTCGGCTTCAGTGAAGCCCCCTTGCTCTTCTGCTGGGGTTTTGCGCAAAgccctctccagcctctcaagACAAGGGTGTGAAGCGCAGGGAGCCCTAAGCAGACAGAAAGGCTCCAAGCATTGCCGAGCACTCTGCTCTAAAGGAACTGAGAGAGGCAGGGCCAGGGCTACCTGCATTGAGCCtggagagtccagcaaaggaaGGGGCAGCCACATCACAGAGATAATATATATCCCAATCGGTGAGAGAAACAATCCACGTTTCggatgaaaataaatttcctcCTCCACGGAAGAAGTGAGGCACCACTTAACTATCTTCAGTACAGCCTGTCCTATGATCTTGGTGCTGCATGCCCTGCACTGGACATTATTacatttcccttttgtttccCACACTGATGGCCTCGTTTCTTCGTTTCTTTCTTAATCTAACCAAATTGAGAGGCAGGAAAAGAGAGCTTGGGTGGGGTACGGTACAGACTTGTCCAAGGGCTTAGTCACCAGGAGATGAAAGGCATCCAATCCCAGCCTCTTCCTCAGAACGGGACTACAACGGCTTTTTACAGTCAGCTCACACTCCTGTGCAGGGATCCACGCAcggggctgccagcagcacccttggtgctcttcctctctgctctgagcAAACAATGCTGCTTTCTAATGGAGGCTCATGTCCCCACACCTCCCATCCCATACCCTGGGATGCTGGGGAAACGTGCCAATTTCCCAACCCTAAAACCAGTCATGGTACACTGCTTATGAGAACCTGCTGCCCTGTTAAAAGACTCCCAACAGGGTTTTTACTAGACAAATAGCCAGCTGGGCATGGGCAATACCTGGGTCTTGACTATCCATCACTGGGCTATAAAGCGTAAAGTTCATATTAATCTTGCCAGAGTGATGATACTGAGGTACCATAAGTAAACAAACAAGTGAGCTTTATAGCTTCAACAACAATGAGCTGAGTTCTGACATTTTACGCTCCATTTGCTTTGGCAGGACTGCAAGATGGATAATAGAGGGCAGAATTTGGCTTTGAAAATACAATAGCTACTGTGACAGTCAGCCATTTTATTCCATCTACACACTTCCATACATACTACATGAAATAGTGCACAGAAATCTCCCTGTCTTAGATAAGTGTTGTCAAGGCTGAAGTCAGCCCCCTACATCTCATTTATCTGCTGTGGAATAgggaagatggaaaataaacaaaccactAAAAGAAAGGAGTATCTCTGGATCCAGGTTATTGAGTACAATCCTGCAAAATTAGATTATTTCTCAGGCACAGCTAAATATTTCACACTTGTGACTGATATCGTGTTCCTCAGTTTTTTGCTGCTGGGTTTGTGCCCCAGGGGTTGCTTTACAGATGTGCTGAGCTCTCAGGCAAAACTCAGATCAGCAACAGAGTGTTTTTGTACAGAGACAGCACTAGAGAATACTTAGCGGGCattagcggggggggggggaaggaaagaaacaaaaaataaaacagtaacagGTCCTAATTGTCTTAAATTGGATGCTCAATATTAATGAATAATTCTGGTTTATCTTCTCACACTTTCTCAGTTTACAAAATGAAGTTACACCCTGgcacaaacacaaacacaccCAAGAGCAGCAGTAAGAGAATACTTGTAACTAATTAGTGAATTATATAGACAATGCAGTATGgagtgttaattaaaaaaaaaggtatcgGTATCTTGGTTCGTTCTTAAGCACAATTTGAATAGCACAAAATAAGAATGTGTTGGGACACacaataatacaaaaaaatgagTACTGATGTGAtgcactgaaaaaagaaagcattggGAAAAATAGGGAGTGCTCTTATAATAAAGGACTTCTTCAGACCGCACACAGAGTTGGGCTGACTTCAGACTATATTAGGAAAAAGTAGCATTTGAGCTTGACTTCACAACCTTGAGAATGTCCTTTCTAGTATAATTTTGGTAGCTCATCATGTGAACAGTGTGTGCACATGTTTGTACACAAACACCGTGTTAAGACATTCAAgacatgagaaatattttatcgTTCTATTATTATTTAGAAACTGTACTCAGGAGATTCCTTCAAGATCTATATTCATATTAAAAGTCAACAAATTATTACTAGACTGACATATTCAACTTGCTTATATTTTCACTCGTTTCAATTTAGAATAACAAGAAACATTAGGAAAATGCAGGATAAGCAATATGCTTCACGATTTAGAACTCTCCTCtagttctgtaaaaaaaaaaaattaatttttacttgcACTATATGCACAAAGACAACGCGGGAAGAGGAATTGCAgcaaatctgcattttcataatttctcATTTAAGCACATGCAGTTTTTAGCTAATCTTGAAAACTTCagctctcaaagaaaaaaataaatacctttgaggtttaatatattaaactaaatgttttattttaacccCTCCCAAAACACACATATACAAATTCATTCATTCTTCCTTGGGGCAATATTCTGATACCTTTTCTGAATAGCACCGAAAGCCATCTATCTAAAGTTCTCGCCGAGCAAGTTGCTTTCTTGTACAACAGTACAAGAAGATTATTCCTGAATCTGACCATCTCTTCTTTAAATTTCACTAATGTAGGATCAAGCCTTACCATCGATGCTTAAAGAAATCCCAGTGATTTAAACATTTAGCTGTTAATAAAGACTAGTGTTTTTCAATGGTGCCGAAATCAGTTGTCGTGGTGGGCTGGAAGTACTCGGTGTCACTGCAGAGTCAGTTTAGAAGTTATCGTCTGTATTGAGGTGCAGATCGGGGTGCTTCTGTTGTTGGCAACATACAAATACAAAGTCTCAACGGTGGTATCACCTCAACAgcaacaggaaaagagaagtgGCCCAAAGCTGGGATTTTCGGCACACTCCGTGGTATGTGGTGGCTGTGCATATTCCATACATAGAAGGAAAGTGTGCACGATACTTTAGGTGTCCTAAAAGTAGATTTATCTTCAGCCTTTACTCTCCACCAAAGACTCCTCTGAAAAGCCTATTGTTTTCCCTGTAAAAGGTAATTTCCCTATGGAAAGCTTCTAACTGAGCGGAGTTTAGAGCAGTTTCAGGGTTGTTTCCCAT
This DNA window, taken from Grus americana isolate bGruAme1 chromosome 21, bGruAme1.mat, whole genome shotgun sequence, encodes the following:
- the LOC129215926 gene encoding C-type natriuretic peptide 1-like, which produces MKMNLKLLFCPGFLLLLIVSQNQARARPISSLQGLFKLLDEDLEHPLVSEERDHEQDDTIPTGAFDQQDTEFQWTRNTRDQPESMSMDDSAVQRFFSDLLGLPRRYRGRSKKGLSRGCFGVRLDRIGSLSGLGC
- the LOC129215925 gene encoding natriuretic peptides A-like → MQLPALCCGASLLLLILPWAGAQPAGGEHDAELQSLQDLLEALGQLREEEGEPGLEDEPVAGAEDSGSERDLPGAESGPPAALLPAPSPPQPAEGQSQWRSLLSSYRRRHFSGCFGTRMERIGAQTGLGCNQYKARFWRRGRS